A single Paenibacillus kribbensis DNA region contains:
- a CDS encoding isoprenyl transferase, producing MIKRVRSWWNREQNQQTPAISKDNIPQHVAVIMDGNGRWAKRIGMPRIVGHQNGMKAVKRTAIAADELGIKYLTMFAFSTENWTRPKDEVDFLMRLPQEFLAIELDELIEKNVQVRMMGNKELLPSHTVEALTEAIRRTEHNTGLVLNFALNYGSRLEITECMQTLGRQIESGKLKSEDITPDMIGNTLLSSDMPDPDLLIRTSGELRLSNFMLWQLAYSELWFTDIYWPEFKKEHLYEAVVEYQQRSRRYGGLK from the coding sequence ATGATCAAACGGGTTCGGTCTTGGTGGAACAGGGAACAAAATCAGCAAACACCGGCCATTTCAAAAGACAATATTCCGCAGCATGTTGCTGTCATCATGGATGGAAACGGCAGATGGGCCAAACGGATTGGAATGCCGCGGATTGTAGGGCATCAAAATGGAATGAAGGCAGTGAAACGCACGGCAATTGCGGCGGACGAACTGGGCATTAAGTATTTGACTATGTTTGCTTTTTCGACTGAAAATTGGACGCGTCCAAAGGACGAGGTTGATTTTCTAATGCGATTGCCACAGGAATTTCTGGCTATTGAGCTGGATGAGCTGATTGAAAAAAATGTGCAGGTACGTATGATGGGAAACAAGGAGCTTTTACCTTCTCATACCGTTGAAGCGTTGACTGAAGCGATTCGGCGAACCGAACATAATACCGGACTTGTTCTTAATTTTGCATTAAATTATGGAAGTCGGCTGGAAATCACAGAATGCATGCAAACGTTGGGTCGTCAAATTGAGAGCGGGAAACTCAAATCAGAAGATATAACACCTGATATGATCGGAAACACGTTGCTTTCCAGTGATATGCCAGACCCTGATTTACTGATTCGGACAAGTGGTGAGCTTAGACTCAGTAATTTCATGCTATGGCAGCTTGCTTACAGTGAGTTATGGTTTACGGATATTTATTGGCCTGAATTTAAGAAAGAACACTTATACGAAGCAGTGGTCGAATATCAGCAAAGATCACGACGGTATGGCGGACTGAAGTAA
- the frr gene encoding ribosome recycling factor produces the protein MPQSVKKSAEERMQKAIQALQRDLSSLRAGRATPALLDRVQVEYYGAMTPVNQLANVNTPDSRTLMIQPWDKSSLADIERAIQKSDLGLTPSNDGNTIRLSIPALTEERRTELVKMTKKNGEEAKIAIRNIRRDANDDIKKMEKSDISEDESRKHQEDIQKTTDKFIAEVDRVLAAKEKEIMEV, from the coding sequence ATGCCACAATCCGTGAAAAAAAGCGCTGAAGAGCGCATGCAAAAAGCAATTCAGGCCTTGCAACGTGATCTTTCATCTTTGCGTGCAGGGCGGGCGACACCAGCTTTACTGGACCGTGTGCAGGTTGAGTATTACGGCGCAATGACTCCGGTCAACCAACTGGCGAACGTAAACACACCTGACAGTCGAACCTTGATGATTCAGCCTTGGGACAAATCCTCCTTGGCCGACATCGAGCGCGCTATCCAAAAATCGGATCTCGGTTTGACACCTTCGAATGATGGAAACACCATCCGTCTGAGCATTCCTGCTTTGACAGAGGAACGCAGAACTGAACTGGTGAAGATGACGAAAAAGAACGGTGAAGAGGCGAAGATTGCTATTCGTAACATCCGCCGTGATGCAAATGATGATATCAAAAAAATGGAGAAAAGTGATATTTCCGAGGACGAATCTCGTAAACATCAGGAAGATATCCAGAAAACAACCGATAAATTTATCGCTGAAGTGGATAGAGTTCTAGCTGCAAAAGAAAAAGAAATTATGGAAGTCTAA
- the pyrH gene encoding UMP kinase encodes MEKPVFKRVVLKVSGESLSGSNGYGIDADTIASIAQQVKDVVELGVEVAIVCGGGNIWRGIAGSANGIDRATADYMGMLATVMNSLALQDALEQIEVPTRVQTSIAMQQIAEPYIRRRAIRHLEKGRVVIFAAGTGNPFFSTDTTAALRAAEIEAEVILMAKNKVDGVYSADPFKDSTAEKYEQLTYLDVLNKNLGVMDSTASSLCMDNNIPLIVFAITEQGNIKRVVLGEKIGTIVKGSVN; translated from the coding sequence TTGGAAAAACCTGTGTTTAAGCGTGTAGTCCTGAAGGTTAGTGGAGAGTCGCTGTCAGGATCGAACGGTTACGGTATTGATGCAGATACGATTGCTTCGATTGCTCAGCAAGTCAAAGACGTTGTGGAACTGGGTGTGGAAGTTGCCATCGTATGTGGAGGCGGCAATATCTGGCGTGGTATCGCTGGAAGCGCCAATGGGATTGACCGGGCGACGGCGGATTACATGGGTATGCTGGCAACGGTGATGAACTCACTGGCTTTGCAGGATGCTTTGGAGCAAATTGAAGTACCTACACGTGTGCAGACATCCATCGCGATGCAACAAATTGCAGAACCTTATATCCGTCGTAGAGCTATCCGCCATCTGGAAAAAGGCCGGGTCGTTATCTTTGCGGCAGGTACAGGGAATCCGTTCTTCTCGACTGACACTACTGCTGCTTTGCGAGCTGCTGAGATTGAAGCCGAAGTGATTCTGATGGCTAAAAATAAAGTGGACGGTGTATATTCAGCCGATCCGTTTAAAGACAGCACTGCTGAGAAATATGAGCAGCTCACGTATTTGGATGTGCTCAATAAAAACCTCGGTGTCATGGATTCTACAGCTTCCTCGCTGTGCATGGATAACAATATTCCGTTAATTGTCTTTGCTATTACAGAGCAAGGTAACATTAAACGTGTCGTGCTGGGTGAGAAAATTGGTACGATCGTCAAAGGGAGTGTAAATTAA